The following are encoded together in the Periplaneta americana isolate PAMFEO1 chromosome 5, P.americana_PAMFEO1_priV1, whole genome shotgun sequence genome:
- the LOC138699806 gene encoding uncharacterized protein: MKTFLILSLALWTALLNNCSARSINNNILNSLAEEYQPLEDTYSSYKSFVGLISPHGGPKKGQARVNLDGAVITNITITQHWRNGNGTIDITAGGIGHDYVGYYFDISEDGYVYFETKIYSTDDVQQPNFQNTQQHDKMKHFLTKFNKEQFAVGDIIMEFAALGLYSPKNNSRSELYIFTFDKVVSSCFGESFWHSGEGNTEVSGGISESYLGFTTYIPSQVSGTYVYDCDYVEEESQILPKKRSLTPQTHADVGNSGFDFAQVYSSITSMYAALVSEFENYTIVDFNYNLDMKNGTGTMTADQGGVGYSFIEFLFNMDSTAYGSFTYNVVLKPNETSAVGNRDWIKN; encoded by the exons ATGAAGACGTTTCTCATCCTGTCGTTGGCTCTGTGGACTGCACTCTTGAATAACTGCAGTGcaagaagtataaataataatattctaaattcATTAGCTGAGGAGTATCAACCACTTGAAGATACATATTCTTCTTATAAATCGTTTGTGGGGTTGATTTCACCACATGGTGGACCAAAGAAAGGACAAGCTCGAGTGAATTTAGATGGAGCTGTGATCACGAACATCACCATCACTCAACACTGGAGAAATGGTAACGGAACTATAGACATCACAGCAGGTGGGATAGGCCACGACTACGTAGGGTACTATTTCGACATATCAGAAGACGGCTACGTATATTTTGAAACGAAGATTTACTCCACAGATGATGTTCAGCAACCAAACTTCCAGAACACTCAGCAACACGATAAGATGAAACACTTTTTAACAAAATTCAATAAAGAACAGTTTGCAGTGGGAGATATTATTATGGAATTCGCTGCCCTTGGGCTATATTCTCCAAAAAACAACTCGAGAAGTGAACTTTACATCTTCACCTTCGATAAAGTGGTGAGTTCTTGTTTTGGGGAATCCTTCTGGCACAGCGGTGAAGGTAATACAGAAGTATCAGGAGGCATATCTGAGAGTTATCTGGGATTTACAACTTATATTCCATCCCAAGTCTCTGGCACTTACGTATACGATTGTGATTACGTCGAAGAAGAATCTCAGATATTACCGAAGAAAAGAAGTCTTACACCTCAGACACATGCTGATGTGGGGAACAGCGGTTTTGACTTTGCTCAAGTATATTCTTCAATCACATCTATGTATGCAGCCTTGGTTTCGGAATTTGAGAACTATACCATTGTAGACTTCAATTACAATTTAGACATGAAGAATGGAACAGGAACAATGACAGCGGATCAAGGCGGTGTGGGCTACTCTTTCATAGAATTCCTCTTCAATATGGATTCCACTGCATATGGAAGCTTCACGTACAACGTTGTATTGAAGCCGAATGAG ACGTCCGCCGTTGggaacagagactggattaaaaaTTAA